The genomic window AGTTGATGCCATGACCAATGCCATCTTTTATTGGGAATCGGTCACGGGTGAAACAAAGTTTGCTTTCGCAGAAAAGAGTGGCTTGTGGCGTGTCTACTTAGACCGCAGTACGCTTCAGACCCGAACCTTAGACAAGTACCTACGTGTCGAAACCCTGCCAAGAACGCCTCGCTGGAGAACAGTTCTGAGTTCTATCGAGTTCATTCTCGAACACTGTAAAGAACAGACCCCAGAAAGAACTCATATCGAGATGCTAAGAGATAAACTGCAAAGACTGTTGACCAGTTAACGCTGAACTCATATCACGGATTTACGCCCACCTTGTGTGGGCTTTTTTGTGCCGAACACTTCAATTCGAAGAACAAGCGCATCGACCTAAGAGTGCTTTTTTTACACCTTTAAACAAGGGTAACATCACGTTACTTGAGATCTAAAGTACCTCTGAAAAGTCTCCATTACTCGCTCGATTCCTGACGATTTCTCACCGTTGGCTGACCCTTTTTTGTAGTTTGAGAAGCGAGTCACAACAGAACGGCAGATTTAATTTTCTAGAGAAATTTAACGTAAAACCGACAAGTGACCAAGATCTACAATTACACAAACACGTGGAAACAAGCGGCAATTAAAGGGCAAAAGGGCAAGTAAGCACTCACATATCACGAGCAATGTAAATTCATTTGCGAGTCACATCACTATAACAATTCCGTGCAAAAAACCACCAAACCACCCTATTTTGACGTTAATGACGTATGAACGTATGTTTTTAACGTTTTTAACGGGAAACAAGTTTGATTATTTCATCGATAAGGTGTTTTCTTACTCCTGCCAAAGGCCTACAGGCCACTCTTATCACTTCTCAGAAGACGCAACAAATCTTGAGTAACAGAGAAGAGGTAGGCCTTTAACTAGAGTGTGTGTCAACTAAATGATTTTAGCGACAGATAACATTCAATCCATTAGTGAAATGAAAGCAAATAGTAAGGAACAGCTATGCTTGCCAATATAAAAAAAACAGCAATAGCAACAGCAATTATTGCAACTGCTACAACAGGTTTTGCATCAGTAGCAACCGCTGCAGAACGCAGTGAATTGACTATTCACCCGAAAGAGTACACCACCTTTGTACGTAACTTTAACCCGTACCTTGGTGCGACTAATCTACATACGACAACTGACTTTATATATGAGCCACTCGTCGTATTTAACGAAATGCACGGTAATACGCCAGTATTCCGTCTAGCTGAAAGCTTCAAAATGTCAGATGATCTGATGAGCGTTGTTTTTGACATTCGTAAGGGTGTGAAATGGTCTGATGGAGAAACGTTCTCTGCCGATGATGTTGTTTTTTCTTTCAACCTCGTAAAAGAGAAACCTGAGCTTGACCAATCGGGCATCAATTCTTGGGTCACTTCTGTAGAAAAACTGAACGACTACCAAGTTAAGTTTAACTTAACGGAAGCGAACTCAAACGTACCTTATGAAATCGTTAAGGTTCCTATCGTACCGGAACACATCTGGAAAGACATCAAAGACCCATCAACATTCACCAATGAAAATCCAGTGGGTACAGGTCCATTTACAGAAATCGATACGTTTACCGCTCAACTGTACATTCAATGTGCAAACCCGAACTACTGGGATGCCGATAACCTAGATGTTGACTGTCTACGAGTTCCACAAATTGCAAACAATGATCAATTCCTAGGTAAAGTTGTCAACGGTGAAATGGACTGGACGTCTTCGTTCATCCCTGATATCGACCGCACATACGCAGCCGCAAGCCCTAAGCACCACTACTGGTACCCGCCTTCAGGCACACAGGCGTTCATGGTTAACTTCAAGGATCCAGATCCAGCGAAAAAAGAAGCGCTCACTAACGTAGACTTCCGTCGTGCATTCTCGATGGCGCTTGACCGTCAAACGATTATTGACATCGCATTCTACGGTGGCGGTACAGTAAATGACTTCGCATCGGGTCTAGGCTACGCATTTGAAGCTTGGTCTGATGAAAAGATTCACAACAAATACAAAGGCTACAACACGTACAATGTTGAAGGATCTAAAGAGCTACTTAAGAAAGCGGGCTTCAAAGATGTCAACAACGATGGTTTTGTTGACACACCATCAGGTAAGTCTTTTGAGCTTCTAATTCAATCACCAAACGGTTGGACTGACTTCAACAACACAGTACAACTCGCTGTAGAGCAACTGGCTGAAGTAGGCATCAAAGCGAAAGCGCGTACTCCAGACTTCTCTGTCTACAACCAAGCGATGCTTGAAGGTACGTATGACGTAGCTTACACAAACTACTTCCACGGTGCGGATCCATACACTTACTGGAACAGTGCTTACAACTCAGCACTTCAGTCTGGTGATGGTATGCCTCGCTTCGCAATGCACTTCTACAAAAACGACAAGCTAGATGGCTTACTTAACAGTTTCTACAAAACAGCTGATAAGAACAAACAGCTAGATATTGCACATGGTATTCAGCAAATCATCGCTGCAGATCAAGTGACAATCCCTGTGATGTCTGGTGCTTACATGTACCAATACAACACAACTCGCTTCACTGGTTGGTGGAACGAAGAAAATCCAAAAGGCCGTCCAAACATTTGGGCTGGTATTCCAGAGCGTCTACTTCATGTACTGGACCTAAAACCAGTTAAATAAGTATTCGTTCAATCTTTGCGGCGTAACTTCTTACGCCGCTTATAAAACCCCCACACTCTCTATTGAATGTATGGCGCTCGTCGTCAGGGGGTTTTTCGTTCCAAATTTCGCTAGGAGCGACCTGAATCCAGAAACAGGGAAACAATCTGGGTGAGTAAGGTGTGAGTTATGGGTTATTTTTTAAGACGTTTGTCATTTTATTTTGTCGCGCTATTAGTTGCTGCGACGTTAAACTTTATTATTCCAAGAGCAATGCCTGGTGACCCAGTTACCATGATGTTTGCAAATGCTTCTGTACAAGTTACTCCTGAGCGTATTGCTGCAATGAAAGAACTATTAGGCTTCGTTGATGGTGGCTATTTGGTTCAATACTTTGCGTACATGAAAAATATTCTTAGCTGGGAGCTTGGTACATCAATTCAATTTTACCCACTGTCAGTGAATACGCTATTAGGTGGTGCATTCGGTTGGTCGCTTTTCTTAGCGGGCACCGCGGTTATTCTTTCTTTCTCTATTGGTTCCATACTCGGTATTTTCGCAGCCTGGAAACGCGGCAGTAAATACGATGCCTTTGTGACACCTGGGATGCTGATTCTACAAGCCGTTCCTCAAGTTGTTATTGCGATGATTGCACTATTCACCTTCGCAATTGGCTTAAAGTGGTTCCCAACAGGCTACGCCTACACCGCAGGTACGATACCGGATTGGACAAGCTGGGCTTTCATTAAAGATGTCGCTTACCATGCCTTCTTACCCTTGTTCTGTGCTTCTGTTGTTCAAATTGGTGGCTTCTTAGTCAACATGCGTAACAACATGATCAACTTGCTAGCAGAAGACTACATCACCATGGCGAAAGGCAAAGGCTT from Vibrio artabrorum includes these protein-coding regions:
- a CDS encoding ABC transporter substrate-binding protein, producing MLANIKKTAIATAIIATATTGFASVATAAERSELTIHPKEYTTFVRNFNPYLGATNLHTTTDFIYEPLVVFNEMHGNTPVFRLAESFKMSDDLMSVVFDIRKGVKWSDGETFSADDVVFSFNLVKEKPELDQSGINSWVTSVEKLNDYQVKFNLTEANSNVPYEIVKVPIVPEHIWKDIKDPSTFTNENPVGTGPFTEIDTFTAQLYIQCANPNYWDADNLDVDCLRVPQIANNDQFLGKVVNGEMDWTSSFIPDIDRTYAAASPKHHYWYPPSGTQAFMVNFKDPDPAKKEALTNVDFRRAFSMALDRQTIIDIAFYGGGTVNDFASGLGYAFEAWSDEKIHNKYKGYNTYNVEGSKELLKKAGFKDVNNDGFVDTPSGKSFELLIQSPNGWTDFNNTVQLAVEQLAEVGIKAKARTPDFSVYNQAMLEGTYDVAYTNYFHGADPYTYWNSAYNSALQSGDGMPRFAMHFYKNDKLDGLLNSFYKTADKNKQLDIAHGIQQIIAADQVTIPVMSGAYMYQYNTTRFTGWWNEENPKGRPNIWAGIPERLLHVLDLKPVK
- a CDS encoding ABC transporter permease — translated: MGYFLRRLSFYFVALLVAATLNFIIPRAMPGDPVTMMFANASVQVTPERIAAMKELLGFVDGGYLVQYFAYMKNILSWELGTSIQFYPLSVNTLLGGAFGWSLFLAGTAVILSFSIGSILGIFAAWKRGSKYDAFVTPGMLILQAVPQVVIAMIALFTFAIGLKWFPTGYAYTAGTIPDWTSWAFIKDVAYHAFLPLFCASVVQIGGFLVNMRNNMINLLAEDYITMAKGKGLSENRVVFNYAARNAMLPSVTALSMSLGMAIGGQLIIEIIFNYPGLGSVLFNAINARDYQVLQGQLLIMTLFMLFFNLVADMLYVVLDPRLRKGGK